From a single Rosa rugosa chromosome 7, drRosRugo1.1, whole genome shotgun sequence genomic region:
- the LOC133720088 gene encoding leucine-rich repeat receptor-like protein kinase PXC1 has product MKKKAYPIALAFLLLLTSAKLSLSSSPPNDTSALTDFRLKTDTHGYLLSNWTGPDPCAAAWVGVRCSTNNLRVVGLSLPSLNLRGPLDSLAQLDQLRLLDLHNNRLNGTVLPLANCTNLKLLYLAGNDLSGEIPPEFASLRRLLRLDLSDNNIRGAVPDGISRLSRLLTLRLQNNLLTGKIPDLSGSLSDLKELNLTNNELYGKLPEGLLRKFGEESFSGNEGLCGSSPLPACSFTGANPPSAASTETVPSNPSSLPQTSIINEPRVKNSRKGLSPGAIVAIVIANCVAILVIISFIVAHYCARDRSSNSIGGSEAGKRKSGSSYGGEKRVYANNGGGDSDGTNATDRSKLVFFDRRKQFELEDLLRASAEMLGKGSLGTVYKAVLDDGCTMAVKRLKDANPCARKEFEQYMDLIGKIKHPNVVRLSAYYYAKEEKLLVYDYLPNGSLHSLLHENRGPGRIPLDWTTRISLVLGAARGLARIHEEFSAAKVPHGNVKSSNVLLDKNGVACISDFGLSLLLNPVHAIARLGGYRAPEQAETKRLSQTADVYSFGVLLLEVLTGRAPSLYPSPTRPRMDEEEQAVDLPKWVRSVVKEEWTGEVFDQELLRYKNIEEELVSMLHVGLACVVPQPEKRPTMVEVAKMVEDIRVERSPLGEDYDDSRNSLSPSIPTTEDGLA; this is encoded by the exons ATGAAGAAGAAGGCTTATCCTATCGCCTTAGCCTTCCTACTCCTACTCACCTCGGCTAAACTCTCACTCTCCTCTTCGCCGCCGAACGACACGTCAGCTCTCACCGACTTCCGCCTCAAAACCGACACCCACGGCTACCTCCTCTCCAACTGGACCGGACCCGACCCCTGCGCCGCTGCATGGGTCGGAGTCCGATGCTCCACTAACAACCTCCGAGTCGTCGGTCTCTCCCTCCCTTCCCTCAACCTGCGGGGCCCGCTCGACTCTCTGGCTCAGCTGGACCAACTCCGCCTTCTTGACCTCCACAACAACCGCCTCAACGGCACCGTTTTGCCCTTAGCCAACTGCACCAACCTCAAGCTGCTCTACCTCGCCGGGAACGACCTCTCCGGCGAGATCCCGCCGGAATTCGCCTCGCTCCGGCGGCTTCTCCGTCTCGACCTCTCCGACAACAACATCCGCGGCGCCGTCCCCGACGGCATCTCCCGCCTGAGCCGGCTCCTCACGCTCCGGCTCCAGAACAACCTCCTCACCGGCAAGATCCCCGACCTCTCCGGCTCCCTCTCCGACCTGAAGGAGCTTAACCTGACCAACAACGAGCTCTATGGAAAATTGCCGGAGGGTTTGCTCAGAAAATTCGGAGAGGAAAGCTTTTCCGGCAACGAAGGGCTCTGCGGCTCGTCTCCGTTACCGGCTTGCTCCTTCACCGGAGCTAACCCACCCTCGGCGGCTTCGACCGAAACGGTGCCGTCTAACCCCAGCTCGTTGCCTCAAACAAGCATCATAAACGAGCCGAGGGTCAAAAACTCGAGAAAGGGATTGAGTCCTGGAGCAATAGTAGCAATTGTGATAGCGAATTGCGTAGCCATTCTGGTTATCATTTCGTTCATTGTGGCTCACTACTGCGCCAGAGACCGAAGCTCGAACTCGATCGGGGGAAGCGAAGCCGGGAAGAGGAAGAGTGGAAGTAGCTATGGAGGTGAAAAGAGGGTGTATGCTAACAATGGGGGTGGTGACAGTGATGGGACTAATGCTACTGACCGGAGTAAGCTGGTGTTTTTCGACCGGAGGAAGCAGTTTGAGCTCGAGGACTTGCTCCGGGCCTCGGCGGAGATGTTGGGGAAAGGGAGCTTGGGGACGGTGTACAAGGCGGTGCTTGATGATGGTTGTACAATGGCGGTGAAGAGGCTCAAGGATGCGAACCCTTGTGCGAGGAAAGAGTTTGAGCAGTATATGGATTTGATTGGGAAGATTAAGCACCCTAATGTGGTGAGGCTTAGTGCTTATTACTATGCTAAGGAGGAGAAGCTTCTTGTGTATGACTATCTGCCTAATGGGAGCTTGCACTCACTTCTTCATG AGAATCGCGGTCCGGGCAGAATTCCTTTGGATTGGACTACAAGGATCAGCTTGGTGTTGGGAGCTGCCCGCGGACTAGCTCGGATTCATGAAGAGTTTAGCGCTGCAAAAGTACCACATGGGAATGTGAAGTCTTCCAATGTGCTGCTTGACAAGAACGGTGTGGCTTGCATTTCTGACTTCGGACTGTCCCTGCTTCTGAACCCGGTTCACGCCATTGCGAGGTTGGGAGGATACAGAGCTCCTGAGCAGGCAGAGACCAAGAGGCTATCGCAGACAGCAGACGTGTACAGCTTCGGGGTCTTGCTGTTGGAGGTTCTCACAGGGAGAGCTCCTTCCCTGTACCCTTCTCCTACTCGCCCACGCATGGATGAGGAGGAGCAGGCGGTGGACCTGCCGAAATGGGTGAGGTCTGTGGTGAAGGAAGAGTGGACTGGAGAGGTGTTTGATCAGGAACTTCTGAGGTACAAGAACATCGAGGAGGAGCTTGTGTCAATGCTCCATGTGGGATTGGCATGCGTGGTGCCTCAGCCAGAAAAGAGGCCTACTATGGTTGAAGTGGCTAAGATGGTGGAGGACATAAGAGTGGAGAGATCTCCTCTTGGGGAAGACTATGATGATTCCCGCAATTCGCTTTCTCCTTCCATTCCCACCACCGAAGATGGGCTAGCCTGA
- the LOC133723687 gene encoding probable 3-deoxy-D-manno-octulosonic acid transferase, mitochondrial, with protein sequence MAATKGKVVYNIYRALSHGLSPFLCLHLHWRKLRGLEHPLRWPERLGRPSLPRPPGPLLWFHAVSLGEGMSAIPVIKECIQRRPDLTILMTTTTSSAFEVIRKRLPASVIHQFAPIDTPSAMDTFIGHWKPNAIVLMESELWPNLIIGASEKGIMLALLNARVSTKSFKRWSGPVLLPLISLMLSKFSLIAPLSTMQAIHFQLLHAPPFVINFSGDLKYVVEEFDMCEGEIRSIEDLTVHLAHRQVWMASSIHKGEEEVILGIHKVLMQEYPDLFTIIVPRHPQHGKEIADKLWREGHGVALRSQHDKLVRGTNILVVDTLGELRHLYRLTPVAVIGGSFFPSLSGHNISEAAAAGCAILTGPHVGHFSSMVLEMQQLNPLSVVQVSGGLELEEALRKLLSDVKILEEHRLAAKQVYHALSSGIVGNVWKLLDFHILQRDLNLKGNKDQHAIIVN encoded by the exons ATGGCGGCAACGAAGGGCAAGGTGGTTTACAACATTTACAGAGCTTTGAGCCATGGCCTGTCTCCATTTCTCTGCCTCCACCTTCACTGGCGTAAACTCCGAGGCCTCGAGCACCCTCTCCGCTGGCCGGAACGCCTCGGCCGCCCCTCCCTCCCTCGCCCGCCGGGCCCACTCCTCTGGTTCCACGCCGTCTCATTAG GTGAAGGAATGTCGGCGATTCCTGTCATCAAAGAATGCATTCAGCGGAGGCCTGATTTAACCATTCTGATGACCACTACCACATCGTCTGCATT TGAAGTAATAAGGAAACGTCTTCCAGCTAGTGTGATTCATCAG TTTGCGCCGATTGATACCCCTTCTGCTATGGACACATTCATTGGTCACTGGAAGCCAAATGCAATTGTGTTAATGGAGAGTGAACTGTGGCCGAATTTGATCATCGGTGCTTCAGAAAAGGGT ATCATGCTGGCGTTGTTAAATGCACGGGTATCTACTAAATCTTTTAAACGTTGGTCGGGACCAGTGCTTCTTCCACTTATTTCGTTGATGCTCTCAAAGTTTTCATTGATTGCTCCATTG AGCACTATGCAAGCAATCCACTTTCAGCTACTGCATGCCCCACCTTTTGTCATCAACTTTTCTGGTGACCTGAAATATG TCGTTGAAGAATTTGACATGTGTGAGGGAGAGATCAGAAGTATAGAAGATTTGACGGTACACCTTGCCCACAGGCAGGTTTGGATGGCTTCTTCCATACATAAGGGGGAAGAAGAAG TAATACTAGGCATTCACAAAGTGCTCATGCAAGAATATCCCGATCTGTTCACAATTATTGTGCCTCGACATCCACAGCATGGAAAAGAGATTGCTGAT AAATTGTGGAGAGAAGGGCATGGTGTAGCTTTGAGGTCTCAGCATGATAAACTTGTCAGAGGAACTAATATATTGGTGGTGGACACATTAG GTGAACTGAGACACTTGTATAGGTTAACTCCAGTAGCTGTAATTGGAGGTTCCTTCTTTCCTAGTCTTTCTGGTCACAACATATCAGAAGCTGCTGCAGCTGGCTGTGCCATTTTGACTG GTCCACATGTTGGGCATTTTTCATCCATGGTACTGGAAATGCAACAACTAAATCCTCTGTCAGTCGTACAG GTTTCTGGTGGATTGGAACTTGAAGAAGCTCTCAGAAAGTTATTGAGTGATGTTAAAATTCTAGAAGAACATCGATTAGCTGCAAAACAAGTGTATCATGCTCTGTCAAGTGGAATTGTTGGGAATGTCTGGAAACTACTAGATTTTCATATTCTCCAACGCGATTTGAATTTAAAAGGAAATAAAGATCAGCATGCAATAATAGTAAATTAG